The following proteins come from a genomic window of Gossypium raimondii isolate GPD5lz chromosome 5, ASM2569854v1, whole genome shotgun sequence:
- the LOC105769957 gene encoding receptor protein-tyrosine kinase CEPR2, with protein sequence MMPFNNSTMIKHWFLLFTIMASALFPPCSAINVETRALLDVKSKLRDPLNVLGSWKESDSACKFYGVTCDPVSGNVTEISLAGKSLSGEISLSISMLNSLETLYLPLNSISGELPDQINHCSNLRVLNISWNKMVGIIPDLSGLKSLEILALAFNSFSGRFPSWIGNLTGLVFLVLGGNDFDESEIPESIGNLKNLNTLYLRNSNLVGQIPESVFELKALQILDLSWNNISGNIPNSISKLKNLNQIELFFNNLTGELPPGIADLPLLKEFDISSNRLNGTLPKEIGKMNLTVFQCYNNSFYGEIPAGFGDMQHLIGFSVYKNRFSGQFPANFGRFSPLISIDISENQFSGGFPRFLCERGKLEILLALDNNFSGEFPDSYVECKSLVRLRVNKNHLSGNVPDGFWALPHANMIDFSDNDFTGGVSASIGSSIGLNQLVLHNNKFSSSLPSELGKLTNLEKLLLNNNNFSGNLPAEIGALKQLFSLGLEQNSLTGSIPAELGNCVRLVDLNLADNYLSGIIPPTVSFMSSLNSLNLSGNKLTGPIPKNLENLKLSSIDLSENQLSGNVPHELLTIGGVKAFLGNRGLCIDKMFRNNMNDTVLNVCREEQGRKMVFGDKSVFFIVIVVALIMVLAGLLLVSYKNFKHNREDMENSLGGNKGVNPKWELACFHNMDIDADEICNLEERNLIGSGSTGRVYRLDLRKKGVVVAVKRLWDGEGLKVLAAEMEILGKIRHRNILKLYACLKKGRSSYLVFEYMAKGNVFQALHRVKKDGKPKLDWHRRHKIALGAAKGIAYLHHDCSPPIIHRDIKSCNILLDKDYEPKIADFGVAKVAEKSLKGSEWNCFAGTHGYIAPELAYTLKVTEKSDVYSFGVVLLELVTRRAAIEEEYGEGKDLVYWVLSHLNHHENVLKVLDGKVATGTATVRDDMMKVLKIGILCTAELPNLRPTMREVVRMLVNAEPARSTSPDSQSDKNW encoded by the exons ATGATGCCCTTCAACAATTCCACAATGATTAAACATTGGTTTCTACTGTTTACAATCATGGCTTCTGCTCTTTTCCCGCCATGTTCCGCCATTAACGTCGAAACCCGAGCTCTTCTCGACGTTAAAAGCAAGCTCAGAGACCCTTTAAACGTCTTAGGTTCCTGGAAAGAATCAGATTCTGCATGCAAATTCTATGGAGTTACTTGTGATCCTGTTTCGGGCAATGTCACTGAGATTTCACTTGCTGGAAAATCATTGTCCGGCGAGATTTCACTTTCCATCTCCATGCTTAACAGTCTTGAAACCCTTTATTTGCCTCTCAATTCCATTTCTGGGGAACTTCCTGACCAAATAAACCATTGTTCAAACCTCAGAGTTTTGAACATAAGCTGGAATAAAATGGTTGGAATTATACCCGATCTTTCTGGACTTAAGAGCTTGGAGATTCTTGCATTGGCGTTTAACTCGTTTTCCGGCAGGTTTCCGAGCTGGATCGGAAACTTAACCGGTCTGGTTTTTCTTGTTTTAGGTGGAAATGATTTTGATGAGAGTGAAATTCCGGAGAGTATTGGGAACTTGAAGAACTTGAATACCCTGTATCTTCGCAACTCCAATCTGGTTGGGCAGATTCCAGAGTCCGTTTTTGAGCTGAAGGCCTTACAGATATTGGATTTGTCCTGGAACAACATTTCTGGGAATATCCCgaactcaatttcaaaactGAAAAACCTTAACCAGATTGAGCTGTTTTTCAACAATTTGACAGGGGAGTTACCACCAGGGATAGCTGATCTTCCTCTCTTGAAAGAATTCGATATCTCCTCGAACCGGCTGAATGGGACACTGCCAAAAGAGATTGGAAAGATGAACTTGACGGTTTTTCAATGTTACAATAACAGCTTTTATGGAGAGATCCCTGCAGGATTTGGAGATATGCAGCATCTTATAGGGTTCTCAGTCTATAAGAACAGGTTTTCCGGGCAATTTCCAGCCAATTTCGGTCGGTTCTCCCCTTTGATTAGTATTGACATATCAGAGAATCAATTTTCAGGTGGATTCCCGAGGTTCTTGTGTGAGAGGGGAAAGCTAGAAATCTTACTGGCTCTTGACAATAACTTTTCAGGGGAGTTTCCGGATTCTTATGTTGAATGCAAATCACTGGTAAGGCTAAGGGTGAACAAGAATCATCTTTCTGGAAATGTTCCTGATGGATTTTGGGCACTTCCACATGCCAATATGATTGACTTCAGCGATAATGACTTCACTGGAGGAGTATCCGCCAGCATTGGATCTTCCATCGGCTTGAATCAGTTGGTTTTGCATAACAATAAATTTTCGAGCTCTCTTCCCTCCGAGCTTGGCAAGTTGACAAACTTAGAGAAGCTTCTTTTGAATAACAATAACTTTTCCGGCAACCTACCGGCTGAGATTGGTGCCTTGAAGCAGTTATTCTCGTTAGGTCTCGAGCAAAACTCGTTAACGGGATCGATACCTGCGGAACTAGGTAATTGTGTTAGATTGGTGGACTTGAATCTCGCTGATAATTATTTGAGTGGCATTATCCCACCAACAGTTTCATTCATGAGCTCTTTGAACTCTCTGAATCTTTCGGGAAACAAACTCACCGGTCCAATTCCGAAGAATCTCGAAAACCTGAAGCTAAGTTCCATTGATTTGTCTGAGAACCAATTGTCTGGAAATGTTCCTCATGAGCTCTTGACCATAGGCGGAGTCAAAGCGTTTCTTGGTAATAGGGGACTCTGCATTGACAAAATGTTcagaaataatatgaatgataCCGTGTTGAATGTTTGCAGGGAAGAGCAGGGTCGGAAAATGGTGTTCGGGGATAAATCAGTTTTCTTCATCGTAATAGTAGTTGCTTTAATTATGGTTCTAGCTGGATTATTGCTCGTGAGTTACAAGAACTTCAAGCATAACCGAGAAGACATGGAGAACAGTTTAGGAGGCAACAAGGGAGTAAATCCGAAATGGGAACTTGCATGTTTCCACAACATGGATATCGATGCCGATGAAATATGTAACCTAGAGGAACGAAACCTGATTGGAAGCGGCAGTACCGGAAGAGTTTACCGTCTGGATTTGAGAAAAAAGGGTGTCGTGGTCGCTGTGAAGCGACTATGGGATGGAGAAGGCCTTAAGGTTCTGGCAGCAGAGATGGAAATTTTGGGCAAAATCCGTCACCGAAACATACTGAAGCTCTATGCTTGTCTAAAGAAAGGCAGATCAAGCTATTTGGTATTCGAATACATGGCAAAAGGCAACGTGTTTCAAGCACTTCACCGAGTGAAAAAAGACGGGAAACCCAAATTGGACTGGCATCGAAGACATAAGATTGCCTTAGGTGCTGCTAAGGGAATTGCTTATCTGCACCATGATTGCTCCCCTCCTATCATTCATAGGGATATAAAATCATGCAACATTTTACTCGACAAGGATTATGAGCCGAAAATCGCCGATTTTGGGGTCGCAAAGGTTGCAGAAAAATCTCTCAAGGGATCTGAATGGAACTGTTTTGCAGGCACCCATGGTTATATCGCTCCTG AGCTTGCCTATACACTAAAAGTGACTGAGAAGAGCGATGTGTATAGTTTCGGAGTAGTGTTACTTGAACTAGTGACCAGAAGAGCAGCCATTGAGGAGGAGTACGGAGAAGGGAAAGATCTTGTATACTGGGTTTTATCTCACCTCAATCATCATGAAAACGTCCTCAAGGTTCTTGACGGTAAAGTAGCCACCGGAACTGCCACCGTGCGAGATGACATGATGAAGGTCTTGAAGATCGGTATCCTCTGCACTGCCGAGCTTCCAAATTTGCGCCCCACCATGAGAGAAGTAGTCAGGATGCTTGTTAATGCTGAACCAGCCCGTTCTACGTCTCCAGATAGCCAGTCTGACAAAAATTGGTAA
- the LOC105769965 gene encoding GDSL esterase/lipase At1g71691 has translation MAMAMAKPWMYCLLVCLGMALNNVASGQGENPFEPDGGRRREMVPALFIFGDSLIDNGNNNDLPSFAKANYFPYGIDFNGGPTGRFSNGYTMVDEIAELLGLPLIPAYSEASGDQVLHGVNYASAAAGILDITGRNFVGRIPFDQQIQNFQTTLDQLADNLGAIEAAEALGKCIFFVGMGSNDYLNNYLMPNFPTRNQYDGQQYADLLVQKYNQQLRTLYNLGARKFVLAGLGRMGCIPSILAQSTGGSCSEEVNQLVLPFNANVKTMMNSLNANLPGARFIYVDIAHLFEDIVANARTYGFSVVNRGCCGIGRNRGQITCLPFQTPCENRDEYVFWDAFHPTEKVNIIMARKAFNGDPSIVYPINIQQLANL, from the exons ATGGCAATGGCGATGGCGAAGCCGTGGATGTATTGCTTGCTTGTTTGTTTAGGTATGGCGTTGAACAATGTGGCTTCAGGGCAAGGAGAAAACCCTTTTGAGCCAGATGGTggaaggagaagagaaatggtGCCTGCTTTGTTCATATTTGGAGATTCTCTCATTGACAATGGCAATAACAACGACCTCCCTTCTTTCGCTAAGGCTAATTATTTCCCTTATGGTATTGACTTCAATGGCGGTCCTACTGGTCGTTTCTCTAATGGTTACACCATGGTTGATGAAATCG CTGAACTACTAGGACTTCCTTTAATTCCTGCATATTCTGAAGCTTCCGGCGATCAAGTTCTTCATGGTGTCAACTACGCCTCAGCAGCTGCCGGAATCCTTGACATCACCGGACGAAACTTT GTGGGGCGAATACCATTTGATCAACAAATACAGAATTTCCAAACCACACTGGATCAGCTCGCAGATAACCTTGGGGCAATAGAAGCAGCAGAAGCACTTGGTAAATGTATTTTCTTTGTTGGAATGGGAAGCAATGATTATCTCAACAATTACCTTATGCCCAATTTCCCAACTCGAAATCAGTACGACGGCCAACAATATGCAGACCTCTTGGTCCAAAAATACAATCAACAACTAAGG ACACTTTACAATCTTGGAGCCCGTAAGTTTGTACTAGCAGGGCTAGGAAGAATGGGGTGTATCCCAAGCATTTTAGCTCAAAGCACTGGGGGGAGCTGCTCGGAGGAAGTGAACCAGCTGGTTTTACCTTTCAATGCCAATGTGAAAACCATGATGAATAGCCTTAATGCTAACCTTCCGGGTGCAAGATTTATCTACGTCGACATTGCTCACCTTTTTGAAGATATCGTTGCTAATGCTAGAACATACG gATTTAGTGTTGTAAACCGAGGGTGTTGTGGGATTGGGAGAAACAGAGGGCAAATCACATGTCTTCCATTCCAAACACCATGTGAAAATAGAGATGAATATGTGTTTTGGGATGCATTCCATCCAACTGAGAAAGTGAATATCATAATGGCAAGGAAGGCCTTCAATGGTGATCCTTCCATTGTTTATCCCATCAACATTCAGCAGCTTGCCAATCTTTGA
- the LOC105770504 gene encoding serine/threonine-protein kinase-like protein CCR4 produces the protein MGFFFCKSHHFSLFLFSFLCFASFTFSLSTVSISETSSLTIVCALVPSNGSLQLYSLNCSTFPVLDIIETPFSSNDLFSGIVSGDGFLCGLRPSSSSSNVSVMHCWRFSSNGSTLSFKRIYRGPVLNQLEAGNTHICGLNQTNALECWQWPEFNQTGGVQNFSDIAVGEGFVCGLSEDGTTIRFLRNFTGITDRDTIGGNYSVIAAGFRHVCAINSDNDLECWPNRTTVGDMPQGKFNSLALGLNRSCALRINGTVVCWGMNNFRLPLELEGLEFITIKAKRNVFCGVLTFNYSLFCWGDSNFSSNHMVFSEVLPGPCRNECPYGSLLGSGSLCSNGWSICQSRPSMPTTPALPPSLSPQPQNRSTNNDLNGRLIAFLVVGCVGSSLFLLVVGFFVFRYCKDRVCRVHDSGRLDETGAPVNGDPESNHPQTPQAPPAVLEKRLSQLTSMGTTGRLEEFSFEDLVQATNNFTEDHKIGNGSFGSVYYATLDDGREVAIKRAETTSTSSYAIGFRRQEDKDDAFVNELEYLSRVHHKNLVRLWGFYEDSSERILVYEYMNNGTLHDHLHKLQNSPFTSWAIRLKIALDAARGIEYLHEYAVPQIIHRDIKSANILLDTNWTAKVSDFGLSLMGPGDEESHLSLRAAGTVGYMDPEYYRLQQLSTKTDVYSFGIVLLELLSGYKAIHRNENGAPRNVVDFVVPYILRDEIHRVLDPNVPPPTPFEIEAVAYVGYLAADCVRPEGRDRPSMTEIVNNLEKALTACLIPRALSRSTTHSST, from the coding sequence AtgggttttttcttttgtaaatccCACCACTTTTCCCTCTtcttattttcctttctctGTTTTGCttctttcaccttttctttATCCACTGTTTCAATCTCTGAAACTTCCAGCCTCACAATTGTTTGCGCTTTAGTACCCTCCAATGGCAGCCTTCAACTATATTCTCTCAACTGTTCTACCTTTCCTGTTCTTGATATAATTGAAACCCCTTTTAGTTCCAACGATTTGTTTTCTGGGATTGTCTCTGGGGATGGATTTTTATGTGGTTTGAGACCCTCTTCTTCGTCATCCAATGTTTCAGTCATGCATTGTTGGAGATTTTCCAGCAATGGTTCTACTTTAAGCTTCAAAAGGATTTACAGGGGTCCAGTTCTTAACCAGCTTGAAGCAGGCAACACTCATATTTGTGGTCTTAATCAGACAAACGCTCTTGAATGCTGGCAGTGGCCTGAATTTAATCAAACAGGTGGTGTTCAGAACTTTTCCGATATTGCTGTTGGCGAAGGATTTGTATGTGGGTTATCAGAAGATGGAACGACGATAAGATTCCTCCGAAACTTCACTGGTATCACTGATCGAGACACTATAGGTGGGAATTATAGCGTGATTGCTGCTGGTTTCAGACATGTTTGTGCCATCAATTCAGATAATGATTTAGAGTGTTGGCCAAACCGAACCACTGTCGGTGATATGCCTCAGGGAAAGTTCAACTCGCTGGCTCTGGGGTTGAATCGAAGCTGTGCTTTAAGGATTAATGGAACAGTTGTCTGTTGGGGGATGAACAATTTCAGGCTGCCACTGGAATTGGAAGGTCTTGAGTTTATTACAATCAAAGCAAAAAGGAATGTTTTTTGTGGAGTTTTAACATTCAATTATTCACTGTTTTGTTGGGGTGACTCTAATTTCAGCTCCAACCATATGGTTTTCTCAGAAGTTTTACCTGGACCATGTAGGAATGAATGTCCATATGGTTCATTGCTAGGATCAGGCTCGCTTTGCAGCAATGGTTGGTCTATTTGCCAATCTCGACCTTCAATGCCAACAACGCCAGCCCTGCCACCATCTCTCTCACCCCAACCTCAAAACAGATCGACAAACAATGATTTGAATGGCAGATTGATAGCTTTTCTAGTTGTTGGTTGTGTTGGATCCTCCTTGTTCTTGCTAGTCGTTGGTTTCTTTGTCTTCAGATATTGCAAAGATAGAGTGTGTCGAGTCCATGATTCAGGTCGGCTCGATGAGACTGGTGCCCCTGTCAATGGTGatccagaatcaaatcatccccAAACTCCCCAAGCCCCACCGGCTGTGCTCGAGAAGCGTCTGAGCCAATTGACCAGCATGGGTACCACTGGTCGCTTGGAAGAGTTTTCGTTTGAAGACTTGGTTCAAGCCACCAACAATTTCACCGAAGATCATAAGATTGGTAATGGTAGTTTTGGTTCAGTCTATTATGCTACATTGGATGATGGGCGCGAAGTGGCCATCAAACGAGCCGAAACAACGAGCACTTCATCCTATGCAATCGGCTTCAGGCGTCAAGAAGATAAAGACGACGCCTTTGTGAATGAGCTCGAGTATTTGTCCCGCGTTCACCACAAGAACCTCGTCCGACTCTGGGGATTTTACGAGGATTCGAGCGAACGCATACTTGTTTACGAATACATGAACAATGGCACACTCCATGACCATCTCCACAAGTTACAAAACTCGCCCTTTACGTCATGGGCTATTAGGCTCAAGATCGCATTAGATGCTGCAAGAGGGATCGAATACCTGCACGAATACGCGGTTCCACAGATCATACACCGCGATATCAAGTCTGCCAACATTCTTCTCGATACAAACTGGACCGCAAAAGTATCGGACTTTGGATTATCATTGATGGGTCCTGGAGACGAGGAATCACACCTTTCACTGCGTGCAGCAGGCACGGTCGGATACATGGATCCCGAGTATTACAGGCTCCAACAACTGAGCACTAAGACTGATGTTTACAGTTTTGGAATAGTTCTGCTCGAATTATTATCCGGATACAAGGCGATCCATCGGAACGAAAATGGGGCGCCAAGGAATGTGGTCGATTTTGTGGTTCCATATATTCTTCGAGACGAAATTCACAGGGTTCTGGACCCGAATGTCCCACCGCCAACCCCTTTCGAGATCGAGGCGGTTGCGTATGTAGGCTATTTAGCGGCGGATTGTGTGAGACCGGAAGGCCGAGACAGGCCTTCGATGACTGAGATTGTAAATAACTTAGAGAAGGCATTAACAGCCTGTTTGATTCCCCGAGCTTTATCTCGATCCACTACACACTCTTCCACATAA
- the LOC105769966 gene encoding uncharacterized protein LOC105769966, which translates to MGKTKKELLSKAPWRGEDHDNSNKFADAKLKVTNQPGSTPKMHVPHRKSAASRLDDDDSLEIDPELRYSFQRNFQFLQRVFSIDTVVKPLPPAMAYNVSRNLSFFTRIFTQFFDPEGIANAQKSLGLGQEEKARRVR; encoded by the exons ATgggaaaaacaaagaaagagcTGCTAAGCAAAGCGCCCTGGAGGGGCGAAGACCATGACAACTCCAACAAATTCGCAGACGCCAAGCTCAAGGTTACCAACCAGCCTGGTTCCACCCCCAAAATGCACGTCCCTCACCGTAAGTCCGCCGCTTCCCGACTTGACGACGACGACTCCCTTGAGATTGACCCTGAACTCCGTTACAGCTTTCAGCGCAACTTCCAG TTTCTTCAACGAGTTTTTAGCATAGACACTGTTGTGAAGCCTCTTCCACCTGCAATGGCATACAATGTTTCCCGCAACTTGAGCTTCTTCACGCGTATATTCACCCAGTTCTTTG ATCCAGAAGGTATTGCAAATGCGCAAAAATCACTGGGGTTGGGACAGGAAGAAAAAGCTCGTCGAGTACGTTAA
- the LOC105766880 gene encoding glycine-rich protein 23-like, whose product MSTSTIDIIECQKFEENSSGSGGGGLGGGASGGRGLGGGGGLGGGGGEATNIIFRSLDLTIGSDDECHSVRGGLSGGATAKRGLGGNNGLKDGVGAYDGNGGGDGARGRLGGGNGLEGGKCEV is encoded by the exons atgagcacctctactatAGATATAATTGAGTGTCAAAAATTTGAGGAGAATTCGAGTGGtagtggtggtggtggtttAGGAGGCGGAGCTAGTGGTGGAAGAGGGCTTGGAGGTGGAGGTGGTTTAGGAGGTGGAGGTGGTGAGG CAACAAATATAATATTCCGTAGCTTGGACTTGACGATAGGGTCAGACGATGAGTGTCATAGTGTTAGAGGAGGGCTTAGTGGCGGCGCTACTGCTAAAAGAGGACTTGGTGGCAATAATGGTTTAAAAGATGGAGTTGGTGCATATGATGGCAATGGCGGTGGTGATGGTGCTAGAGGAAGACTTGGTGGTGGTAATGGTTTAGAAGGTGGAAAATGCGAGGTATAG